The DNA segment GCGCCTCATGGCGCTCCGTGCCGATGATGTGCAGGCCGCAGGGCGGGTCGTCCCCGCACTCGAACATCCGCACCGTCTTGCCATCCGGCGGCTGGGCCGCGCGCCTGCATTCTTTTTCTCTCGCGCACTTCATGCAGCACCAGCGCGCACCCTCCACGATGCACTCAGGATTGACGACCCCCTCGCCGAGCTTGATATCGGTGCCGCGCCCGGCCATGTTCGTGGCGATGGTGACCGCGCCCTTCTGTCCCGTCCCGGCGATGATCTCCGCCTCCTGCTGGTGGTGGCGCGCGTTGAGGACGGAGTGCGTGATCCCGCGCCGCTGGAGGAGCCGACTGAGCACTTCCGACTGCTCAACGCTTATGGTCCCGACCAGCACCGGTCTCCCCTTCTTGTTCAACGCTTCGATCTCGTCAACGACCGCGTTGTATTTCTCGCGGCGGGTCTTGTAGATCACGTCGTGGTGATCTCTCCGCCGCACCGGCTCGTTCGTCGGGATGACGACCACATCGAGCTTGTAGATCTGGTGGAACTCATTCGCCTCGGTCTCCGCCGTCCCCGTCATTCCGGCAAGTTTCTTGTAGAGACGGAAGTAGTTCTGGATCGTGATCGTGGCGAAGGTCTGGGTCTCCTGTTCAACCTTTACCCCCTCCTTGGCCTCAACCGCCTGGTGGAGCCCGTCGCCCCAGCGGCGTCCCGGCATGAGCCTCCCGGTAAACTCATCCACGATGATGACGCGGTTGTCCTGCACGACATACTCCACGTCCTTTTCATAGAGGCCGTACGCCCTGATCAGCTGGATGAGGCAGTGCAGCTTCTCTCCGACCTCAATCTGGCGCTGCTGGAGCTGCTGCTTCCTGCGCTCCTTTTCCTCAGCGCTGAGTCCCTCGATCTCATCAATCTCCTGGAACCCCGTGATGATATCCGGCATGACAAACGACTGCTGGGCGCTGGGGTCAAGCACCTCGTGCCCCTTCTCTTTGATGTCGATATCGTGCCCCTTCTCGTCAATCTCGTAGTAGAGATCTTCGAGGAGCTTGAACTTCTCCTCTTTCTTGAGATCAACCCTGAGGTCGAGGTCCACGCGGTCAACGAGCCTCCTGATCTCCGGACCCTCCATGAGCTTGAGGAGCTGCCTGTTCTTAGGCGCCCCCTTGCTCACGAGATAGATCTTGCGCCCCGCCTCATAGCGCTTGTCTTTATGATCGAGTTCTTCCTTGGCTTCGGTAATCAGCTTGTTACAGAGTGAGGTCTGCTTGCGCACCAGCTCATCCGCCCTAGGCTTGAGCTTGTCGTACTGCTGCGTGGTGACCATCACCGGGCCCGAGATGATGAGCGGCGTCCTGGCCTCGTCGATGAGGATGGAATCCACCTCGTCCACGATGGCGTAGTGGTGCCCCCGCTGCACCTGGTCATCCAGGCTCATCGCCATGCCGTTGTCCCGCAGGTAGTCGAACCCGAATTCGCTGTTCGTGCCGTAGGTGACATCCCTGACGTAGGCCGCCCTGTGCTCCTCGTGCGGCATATCGTGCTGGATGCACCCGACGGTGAGGCCGAGGAACTCGTAGACCGGGCCCATCCACTGCGAGTCACGCCGGGCGAGGTAGTCGTTCACCGTCACGAGGTGAACATTCTCGCCCGTGAGGGCGTTGAGGTAGAGCGGCATCGTCGCGACGAGCGTCTTCCCCTCCCCCGTGGCCATCTCGGCGATCTTCCCCTGGTGGAGGACGACGGCGCCCATGAGCTGGACGTCAAAGGGGATCATGTCCCAGGCGACCTCGAGGCCGCAGACCCGCCAGCGCTTCCCCACGAGCCGGCGGCATGCGTTCTTCACCGCCGCAAACGCCTCCGGCATGATGTCGTCCAGCGTTTCCCCCTCGGCGATCCGCTTCTTGAACTCCGCCGTCTTCGCCCGGAGCTGTTCGTCGGTGAGGGACTGGTACTCCTTTTCCATCTCGTTGATCGCGCTGACGATGGGAAAGAACCGCCTGATATCGCGGTCGTTCTTCGTCCCGATCGTGTGCTTCAGAAGCCATGTGAACATACGGGGACCTCTCTTGATTGGCACTATTGTAGCATCATCACCCGCGCGGGACAACAGCGGCACCACCGAGAAACGACGTTTGAACCGTGTGAATGGTTTGAGCAGTTTGAACTGTTGAATCATGTAAAACATCTTGCGGCTCAAACGATTCAAACAGCTCAAACGGCTCAAACTTCATCTTCTATTCGTACCCAAATCTCCGAATAAACCAGACCTTTACCAGTTGCACGAGGGCGAGGTAGGTCACCACCATCACGGAGAGGATGAGGAAAAAGGCGGCGGGGGGGGTGACAAATCCGAACGGTCCCGCCAGCGGGCAGAGCGGTATCAGGATGCCGACGGCCACGATCGCGAGCGAGGTGGCCATCAGAAACCTGCTCGGCATGCTCTCGATGAAGGGGAGCCTCCCCGTACGGATGACATAGATCACCAGCGTCTGCGTGCACAGGGACTCGATGAACCACCCGGTGTGGAACAGCTTCGGGTTGTTCCCGCAGTGGAACAGCCAGAGCATGACCCCGTAGGTGAGGAAATCGTAGATCGAGCTAATCGGCCCGATGATGAGCATGAATTTTTTAATGTAGTCGATGTTCCAGGGCCTCGGCCGCCTGAGGTACACCTTATCTACATCATCCATCGGAATAGCGACCTGGGAGACATCGTACAGGAAGTTATTGAGCAGTATCTGTATCGGCAACATCGGCAAGAAGGGGAGAAACATGCTCGCTCCTGTCATGCTGAGCATATTTCCGAAGTTCGAGCTCGATCCCATCTTGATGTACTTCACGATGTTCCCGAAGGTCTTCCTCCCCTCCCTCACGCCGTCCTCGAGTACCATCAGACTCTTCTCGAGGAGGATCATATCTGCTGACTCTTTAGCGATGTCCACGGCGTTGTTCACCGAGATGCCGACGTCCGACGCCTTGAGCGCCGGGGCGTCATTTATCCCGTCGCCCAGGTAGCCCACGATATGACCGTTCTCGTGCAGGGCGTGGATGACACGCTCCTTCTGGACGGGAGAGAGCCGCGCAAAGACGGTGGTCGTCTTGACGAGTTCCCGAAGGCCCTGATCGTCCAGCTTCTCCACCTCATCACCCGTTGCTATCCCCTGGACATCCATGCCGACCGACCCGCATATCTTCTTCGTCACCAACTCGTTGTCGCCTGTCAACACCCTGCACTGGATCCCCAGTCTCCTCAATACCTCGATCGCACGCCGGGCGCTCGGTTTGGGCGGGTCCAGAAACGCGACGTACCCCTTGAGGATCAGGTCCTTCTCATCGTCCTTTGAATAGACTCCTTGTGCCCCGTCCATATCCTTGTAGGCAATCGCGAGGACCCTGAACCCATCCGCGCTCAGGGCGTCGTACTCCTCGCGCAGGTCGGTGAGGATCATCTCCCCGATATCGAGGATCTCGCCGTCCAGCTCGCATTTCGTGCACCGTTTGAATATCGCCTCGGGGGCGCCCTTCGCGATGAGGCGGTGCTTCCCGTCCATCTCGACGATCACGGACATGATCTTTCGCCAGAAATCGAACGGCACCTCGTCCACCTTCCGGTACTGTTTCACCAGCAGCTTCTGGTGCTTCAGGATGGCGCGATCGAGCAGGTTTTTGAGTCCCGTCTGGTAGTAGCTGTTGATGTATGCGTAGCGCAGGACATCCGCGTCCTCTTTTCTCACCACGTCGCAGTGCTTTTCCAGCACGATCTTGTCCATGGTGAGCGTCCCTGTCTTGTCCGTGCAGAGGATGTCCATGGCGCCGAAGTTCTGTATGGAGTTCAGGCGCTTCACGATCACCCGTTTCTTTGACATGGCGATCGCTCCCTTTGAGAGGTTGATCGCCACGATCATCGGGAGCATCTCAGGCGTCAGGCCGACGGCGACGCCCAGGGAGAAGAGGAGCGACTCTATGAGGGCGCCGCGCCGCAGGGCGTTGATTGCGAAGATGAACACAACCATGACGAGCATCGCGCGTATCATGAGCCAGGTGAACCGGCGGATGCCTGTATCGAAGCTCGTCTCGCTCCTTATGGCGGCGAGCCTGCGGGAGATTTCACCGAACTGCGTCGCGATCCCCGTCGCGAGGACGACGCCGAGCGCCGTCCCGCTCACCACGCTCGACCCCATGAAGGCGATATTGGCCATCTCGGAAACCGAATGGCCTTTCGGGCGCACGGGGCCGGCGACCTTCTTGACGGGGAATGACTCCCCGGTCAGCGATGCCTGGTTGATGAAGAGGTCCTTGCAGGAGATGATGCGGATATCCGCGGGGATCATGTCGCCGGCGAAGAGGTCAACGACGTCTCCCGGCACAATCTCCTTGATTTTTATCTCGCGGGGTTTCCCGTTGCGGTACACGGTCGCGGTGGCGCGCACCATCTCGCTGAGCTTCTCGGCCTCCTTCCCCGCGCGGTATTCCTGGATGAACGAGAGCAGCACGCTCATGGTCGCCATCAGGATGACGAGCAGGGCGCTGATCCTCTCTCCGAAGAACAGCGAAAAGCCCGCGATGATGAGGAGCACGATCACCAGGGGATTGACGA comes from the Candidatus Auribacterota bacterium genome and includes:
- the secA gene encoding preprotein translocase subunit SecA, encoding MFTWLLKHTIGTKNDRDIRRFFPIVSAINEMEKEYQSLTDEQLRAKTAEFKKRIAEGETLDDIMPEAFAAVKNACRRLVGKRWRVCGLEVAWDMIPFDVQLMGAVVLHQGKIAEMATGEGKTLVATMPLYLNALTGENVHLVTVNDYLARRDSQWMGPVYEFLGLTVGCIQHDMPHEEHRAAYVRDVTYGTNSEFGFDYLRDNGMAMSLDDQVQRGHHYAIVDEVDSILIDEARTPLIISGPVMVTTQQYDKLKPRADELVRKQTSLCNKLITEAKEELDHKDKRYEAGRKIYLVSKGAPKNRQLLKLMEGPEIRRLVDRVDLDLRVDLKKEEKFKLLEDLYYEIDEKGHDIDIKEKGHEVLDPSAQQSFVMPDIITGFQEIDEIEGLSAEEKERRKQQLQQRQIEVGEKLHCLIQLIRAYGLYEKDVEYVVQDNRVIIVDEFTGRLMPGRRWGDGLHQAVEAKEGVKVEQETQTFATITIQNYFRLYKKLAGMTGTAETEANEFHQIYKLDVVVIPTNEPVRRRDHHDVIYKTRREKYNAVVDEIEALNKKGRPVLVGTISVEQSEVLSRLLQRRGITHSVLNARHHQQEAEIIAGTGQKGAVTIATNMAGRGTDIKLGEGVVNPECIVEGARWCCMKCAREKECRRAAQPPDGKTVRMFECGDDPPCGLHIIGTERHEARRIDRQLRGRSARQGDPGSSRFYLSLEDDLMRLFGSDRIARVMDRIGMKEGEELVHPLLTKSIETAQKRVEQRNFAVRKHTLEYDDVMNKQREVIYEFREEILRTDDPTGMVMELITEAVDEKLPLYIPEGAHRDEWDLDGFLRWLNLTFPVFLKPADLEKEGFGPEEVRAAIVSALSSAYERKGRFEDEASRQMGQAGEGAESAMQRLTRLLMLSVVDRLWKEHLYNMDALREGIFLRAYGQKDPLVEYKREGFDMFAEMMGSVKGEIVSGIFRITFSPEAMRKIAQEPSAQQYVHREVSAFHMAEEEEPALAGVGARGELAYSAGGGDEGEQPVKKPFVRKDKKVGPNEPCPCGSGRKYKKCCGQS
- the mgtA gene encoding magnesium-translocating P-type ATPase; protein product: MKVEPQRTQTLDFDYVGCDDGTVFRSLRTSAKGLSDAEAGKRLKEYGPNEPAKKRKRTILIQVLSKFVNPLVIVLLIIAGFSLFFGERISALLVILMATMSVLLSFIQEYRAGKEAEKLSEMVRATATVYRNGKPREIKIKEIVPGDVVDLFAGDMIPADIRIISCKDLFINQASLTGESFPVKKVAGPVRPKGHSVSEMANIAFMGSSVVSGTALGVVLATGIATQFGEISRRLAAIRSETSFDTGIRRFTWLMIRAMLVMVVFIFAINALRRGALIESLLFSLGVAVGLTPEMLPMIVAINLSKGAIAMSKKRVIVKRLNSIQNFGAMDILCTDKTGTLTMDKIVLEKHCDVVRKEDADVLRYAYINSYYQTGLKNLLDRAILKHQKLLVKQYRKVDEVPFDFWRKIMSVIVEMDGKHRLIAKGAPEAIFKRCTKCELDGEILDIGEMILTDLREEYDALSADGFRVLAIAYKDMDGAQGVYSKDDEKDLILKGYVAFLDPPKPSARRAIEVLRRLGIQCRVLTGDNELVTKKICGSVGMDVQGIATGDEVEKLDDQGLRELVKTTTVFARLSPVQKERVIHALHENGHIVGYLGDGINDAPALKASDVGISVNNAVDIAKESADMILLEKSLMVLEDGVREGRKTFGNIVKYIKMGSSSNFGNMLSMTGASMFLPFLPMLPIQILLNNFLYDVSQVAIPMDDVDKVYLRRPRPWNIDYIKKFMLIIGPISSIYDFLTYGVMLWLFHCGNNPKLFHTGWFIESLCTQTLVIYVIRTGRLPFIESMPSRFLMATSLAIVAVGILIPLCPLAGPFGFVTPPAAFFLILSVMVVTYLALVQLVKVWFIRRFGYE